GTTCGGCCCAAACCCTTCGGCCCGTGGGCATCGCTGCTAGCGGCCGGACTCCAGCCGTGGCGGCGGCCTAAGCGGGCGGCCAGGGAGCCATGTAACGGCAGCAGACTCCGACCATTTTTGATCTCGATAATGTCGATATCAGCCGCGATGGATTCAAGCGATGACTGGCTCAAACCGGCCCGCCGCAGCTTATCGAAGGGGTGCGGCACGTAGACCAAGGCCTGCTGATCCTTAATGGCTTTGACGGTTGCGCTGAGCGACTGAAAAGGCTCGATTTTAGAGCTTAAAAATAAGCCGATAATTTCCCCGGAGTCGGTCATGATTTCTTCGCCAACGATGATAGGCTTGCCCAGCTGCTGCTTAATGGCTTGGGCGGTGGCCACGTCATTATGGTCGGTAATAGCTACGTAATTAAGGCCGCCTGAAATGGCGGCGGCGTAATCGGCCGCGGTCAGGCTCCCATCGGCTGAACCTGCGGAGTGTGTGTGCAGGTCAATTTTTAGCATAGCCTTCCTTACAGCAGTCGTTTAAGTTCGTTATAACGGCTCAAGATCGAGCCCAACGAGCCCAAACCGATAACAATCGTGGCTCCCAAGACAGCGTCCAGTAAAAAACCGGCTACCAGCACCGCCATCCGGATGTCGAACTGCATCAACGAGTCACCGCCAATAAACCGGTTGAGAGCTTGCGCATCGATTTCTTCGGGGCTACTGCTGGCGATAACGGCCTCGCCCTTGGCCTTGATATAACTGAGTGTGATAGATAATCCCAGCGCCAGTACCGCCCAGATAAGCACGGGTGGGTCGTAGTTACCGGCTAGGTAGACCACGATTCCGGCGTAGACAATGGTTTCTTTGATTCTGTCGGCCGTGGCGTCGAGTACGATGCCAAGTTCACTAGCCTTGTTCTGCAGTCTGGCCAAAGCGCCATCAACCGCGTCCAACAAGCCAAAGGCTGCTAGCAAGCCAGCCGACAACCAAAGTTGCGACTCGATTAAGGCCCAGGCGACCAACACGTGGGCAGCGACGCTGAACAGCGTTATATGGGCCGCGGAGATACGACCGCCGCTGAACTGATTGATAAAACGGGCGACGTGCGTCAACCACGCGCGTATAAGGCCGCGGGCCTTATGTATTGCATCCATCTTATGAATTAGTATACGCTAACCCTGATTTTATGAGCAAACGACGGATTCGCCCAATCAACATAGCCGGTTTAAACGGCCGGGTGCTGCAGCTTGAATCGGCTAACTCGGCTAAACAGATAGTCTTGATATACGGTGTTCACTCGTCGATTGAGCGGATGTATTCGACTGCCGAATTTTTAAGTGATTACGGCCGGGTAACGCTGCCCGATTTACCGGGTATCGGGGGGATGGATAGTTTTTACAAAATCGGCCGCAAAGCGTCGCTCGATAACTACGCCGATTATCTTTACACTTTCTTGCTCAGTGCCAAGTTGACTAAATCAATCACGATCATGGCTATGTCATTTGGTTTTATCGTCGTTACCCGCATGTTGCAGCGGCACCCGGATGCCCAGGTTTGGGTCAAGGATTTAATAAGCTTTGTGGGCTTTGGCCGGGCCGCCGATTTTGCCGATGATTACAAAGCCAAAAAAATGCTGCCGTTATGCCGGCTGCTGAGTACTCGGTCCGGCGGCTGGGCGGTAAAGAAAATAGTATTTAACCCATTAAGTCTGCAGCTGATGTTTCGTATCTTTGGGTTGTTTAATCCGAAATATCAGCACGCCATGGCGACCAGACCGGCGGAAAGTCGAAAAATGGAGCAGGATTTATGGAGTCGCAACGACGCCCGGACTCGGTTCGCTATTTATGTCATTTTCTTCACCTTTGACTTGACCCGCTTTAGACCGCCGATTAACCTGACGGTTTACGACATGACCACTAAGACTGACCAATACTTTGACCCGGCTCGGGTCCGCCTGAGCTTGAGCCAGCTTTACGTCAAATCGATCAGTTACGAGGCGAATATGGCCTTGCACGCGCCGAGTATCATCGGTGACAAGGCCGATGTTAGTCGAATCTTCTCGGCCGAAGTAAAATCGCTTTTGGCCCGCTAGACGGTATACTAAAGGTCAAGATGAAAATCGGGATTGTTTGCCCCTATAATCTGTTCCGGCACGGCGGCGTACAGGAAACGGTTTTTGCCCACCAGCGGGTTTTGCGGGCTCGGGGCCACCAAGTCAAGATTATCTCGCCGAGACCGCTCAGTTTTGAAGGCAAACCGCCAAGAGATGTCATATTAGTTGGCTTGTCGACTGATTTGAATTATCCGTTTAAAACTAAAGCTGACGTGTCGATTAAGATCGGCCTGGCCGAGCTTAAAACTTTGCTCGACAACGAACACTTCGACATCCTCCACTTTCATGAACCGTGGGTGCCGCTCTTCCCGCGCCAGCTGCTGAATATGTCGTCGTCGATAAATGTCGGCACGTTTCATGCCAAGTGGCCAGAGAGGCTAATCTATAGGACTTTTGGCAAGGCCATAAGGCCGTACGCCCGCTCGATTGCCAATGATTTGGATTATATCGTGGCCGCCAGCGTTCCGGCCTCCTATTATATCAACGAGTTGCTGGAGACCAGCGTACCGGTCATCTATAACGGCATTGACTTAAAACTTTATAACCCGACTAAAGTCCGTCCGCTCAAGAAATATGCCGACGATCGTAAACTGATTCTTTACATTAACCGGCTGGAAAAACGTAAAGGTCCTGACCTGCTGCTTAAGGCCTACCGCGAACTGGTGCGAACCGAGCCGGACGTCCGCTTGGTTATTGCCAGCGACGGCGATATGCGCGATAAGCTGGAGGCCTACGCTTTAAAATACCAGCTGCCGGGTGTTGAGTTTCTGGGCTTTGTCAGCCAAGCTACTAAGATCCGCCTATATAAGTCGGCCGATGTCTATTGTGCCCCTTCACCTTATGGCGAGGGCTTTGGTATTGTTCTGCTCGAAGCCATGGCCATGCAGGTGCCATATGTGGCTGGTGATAACGTCGGCTATCGTTTGGCCTCCGGTGCCCGGGCCAATAACTATCTGGTCGACCCCACCGATACAAAAAAATTTGCCCGCCAATTGAAGACCATGCTGACCGATCAAACGGCGCGGGCTAGTTACAAAAAATGGTCGCGCGCCCAGGCGGCCAAGCACGACTACGAATCAATCGTGTCCCAGTACGAGCAGGTTTATAAAGCGCTGGTGAATGAGCATGCCAAAAAAACTTAAAATCGCCATTGTCTTCGACGATAGTCTAGACCGGCCCGACGGCGTGCAACAACAAATCAAACTGTTTGGAACTTGGCTGGCCAGCCAAGGTCACCGACTGAATTATTTGGTGGGCCAAACGAAAATCAAGACAATCGCCGGCCAACCGGTGCATAGTTTAAGTCGGAATTTCCGAGTCTCGGCCAATCAAAACACGCTCAGCCTGCCCCGCCGGGTTGCGGCCGAGAGAGTAACTGCTATTTTAGAGCGCGAGCATTTCGATGTTATGTACGTGATGTTGCCGTTTGGCCCACTTTTAGGCTTAACTGCGGTTAAGGCAGCGCAGCGGGCGGGTATCCCGCTGGTTGGAACTTGGCACACCCACCCGGCCTCGCCCTGGCAAGCCGCCGGCTCCAGTTTGTACGGCTGGTTTATCCGCCGCTGGTTACAGCACTTTAAGGCTACGACGAGCGTCTCCGAACCGACTCGGCGCTATGTTCGCCAGCGGTTCGGGGTGGACAGCCTGGTGCTGCCAAACTTTATCGACATAGTCAAATTCCGGGCCGGTCGTCCGCGGGCAGAACTGCGAAACTCGGCGGCTACGATTATGTTTTTTAACCGTCTGAACCGGCGTAAAGGACCGCAGTACCTAATAGCAGCGGCGGCCCGTTTGGCCGCCCGGACAGATGTTAAGTTCAACTTGGTTATTTGCGGCCAGGGTCCGCTTGAAAACCAATTGCGTTCACAGGTAGCTACTTTGGAGTTGGCGGATCGGACTAGGTTTACCGGCTTTGTGCCCGAGGCGGACAAGGCTGATTATTTAGCCAGCGCCGATGTAGTAGTCCAGCCCGCGACCGGCGGCGAAGCCTTTGGCCTAGTTCTGCTCGAGTCAATGGCGGCTGGCGCGGTGACACTCGGCGGCAATAACCCGGGCTTTAGCAGCGTTTTAGGCGGGCGGCCACAACTGTTATTCAACCCCTCAGACGACGTCGCCTTGGCGGATAAGTTGGAACAAATATTGATTAATCCGGCCGAAAAAGACGCGATTATCCGCTGGCAAACCCACCAATTGGCTCAGTACGACATTGAAGTTGTCGGGCCCAGGCTGCTGGCGATACTAATTACCGCCACTAATAAAGCTTGAGTTTTTAACAGGCAAACGCCATACTTATGATTAAAATTTGAGGTTATATCGTGGCAAGCATGAAGATCGAGATTGAGACCCGGACAATTTTGCGTGTCATGGTGGTGGCTTTCGGTTTTTGGCTGGGCTTGATCGCCATTTACAAACTTCGTAGCGTACTGGCGTTGCTGATAATCTCTTTCTTCTTGGCCCTAGCCTTAAACCCGCCCGTTAGTTACTTGTCGCGCCGGATTCCTGGCGGCAGCCGGGCGTTAGCAACCGGCATCGCCTACTTGGTGGTATTGGGACTGTTAGGCATATTCATTACCAGTACCGTCCCGCCCCTGGTATCGGAGTCGAGGAAACTGATTGAGACGATTCCCCAGCGGGTCGAACAATTGCGTGAATCCAGTCAAAACGGATTGGTGGCCGATGTGATTATTCGTTACGATCTTGAGGATGAGGCGCAGGAATTGGCCGGTAACTTGACCGGCCGCCTAGGCGACGCTGGCGGACCGATTATAAGTGGCATCGGCCGGGCCACGACGTCGCTCATTGCCTTCATTACGGTCTTGGTCTTGACTTTTTTTATGCTGGTCGAAGGACCGCAATGGCTGGAGTTATTTTGGTCCTACCATCCGTCTCGCCGCCGAGCTCATAACCAAGCCCTAGCCATGCGTATGTACGCTGTCGTTACCGGTTACGTCAACGGCCAGCTGCTGATTGCCTCAATCGCTGGTTTGGCCAGTTTGGTCATTATGGTGGCTGTCGGCATTCCTAACGCCATCGCTCTGGCTGGCGTGATTCTGTTGACTGGGTTGATACCGCTGATTGGTAATACGTTGGGGGCGCTGGTCGTTATTACTGTGGCTTTGTTCCAATCGTTGCCGACAGCACTTATTATGCTGGTCTTCTTTATAGTCTACCAACAGATCGAAAACAACATCATCCAGCCCTATGTCCAGTCGCGAACACTGGAAATATCGCCGCTGCTCGTGCTGGTGGCGGTTATCGTCGGTATCACGCTGGGCGGCTTGCTCGGCGGGTTCTTGGCCATCCCAACCGCCGCCTGCCTAAGAATCCTACTGCTTGATTATATCGACCAGAGGCAACGCCAAAAAGCGGCTTGAGAGGTCAAGGTTTCAGTTGCGGGCCCAGAGCGGTCCGTTAGGGCCGTCTCGGACTGCTATCCCCGCCTGTTCTAGCTGGGTGCGCAATTTGTCGGCCGCCGTGAAATCCTGGTCTTTTCGGGCGGTTTCGCGCTGTTTTATCAGCGCTTTTTGACTGGCGGAGATATCGGCGGAATCGAGCAATCTCAACCCGAGTGTTTGGTCGACAGCAGTCAATAGCTTGACAAAGCTGGAGTCCGCCCCGCTTGATAAACCGGCTGGTTCCACCGCGTCCATGATCGCCGCTATCACGCTCAATGCCCGGGGAGTGTTAAGATCATCCGCCAGGGCTTTGATAAAGTCGCTATACCCTCGGACTAATAGTTCTTGCTCGTCTTCGCTCGGTTGGTCAAAGTATTGGAATCTCAGATCAGCCAAGCTTTGTAAGCGGCTCAAACGCGCCGCCGCCGCATTAAGCAGAGCTTGCGAGTAATTAATTGGCGAGCGGTAGTGCGATTGCAAAAACAACAACCTCAACGCCATCGGCCGATCGAGTCGGGCCAAGGTATCTTTAATGGTTAAGAAATTATTTTGGCTTTTAGACATCTTGGCCTGATCGATGTTTAAAAAGCCGGTATGAACCCAATATTTAACGAATGGCTTCAGGCCCGAGGACGCCTCCATTTGAGATATTTCTGCCTCGTGATGCGGAAAAATCAAATCAACGGCTCCGCCGTGCATGTCGTACTGCGGACCGAAAAAATGCTCGGTTATGGCAGTATCTTCGATGTGCCAGCCGGGTCGTCCGGCGCCGAACGGGGCATCCCAGACCGGTTCGTCTGGTTTGGAGAATTTCCACAGGCAAAAATCATTCCAACCGCGCTTCTTGTCGCTTTCGTCGATCCGCGACTGGGCGTCATCCTGCTTGATTTCCGTCCGGCCAGACAGCTGGCCGTAGGCGGCGAATCGGGAGATTTCAAAATAGATACCGTCGTTGTCTATCTGATAAGCAAACTCTTTTTTTACCAGCGCCTCGACCTGCCGAATGATGTCTTTGATATGATCGGTCGCTCGGGCGTAGGTATCAATCGTGACGTTATTGAGCGCCGTCATATCGTCATGATAGTCTTGCTCGAACTGGCGGGTCAGCCGGCGCCAATCGACGCCTTGTTCCCGGGCTCTGATAATTATTTTGTCATCGATGTCTGTGATGTTCTGCAGATAGCTGAGCGGATAACCGAGGTGTTTCAGCGTCCGGGCGAGTACGTCGAATTGGGTGTAAGTCTTAGCGTGGCCAATGTGAGCTAGCTCGTATACCGTCGGGCCACAAACGAACAGTTTAAAGTCTCGGCCGACCGGTCGTTCGACTTCGACCTTTGACTTGCTGAGGGTGTTATAAATCTTAAGTTTCATGTTTCTAAACGTTGCCTCAACTGATTGATAAATTCAGACTTAAGAGTGTCTAGCGGCGTGTTAAAAACCTTAAAACCGGCCGCAAATGGATGTCCACCGCCGCCAAAGTGTTCGGCGACTTCGTTCATGAACCTGGCCGTCGGATTGGCTCGAAGCTTGCAGGTGATCTTGCCGTCGGGGTAGGTCTTAAAGGCGGCGGCCACTTCGACCCCCTCGATCAGCCGCATCTCGTCAATAATCAACATCGAGGGGTTGTAGGCGTCGCTGTATTGCTCGATTTCCTCCCAGGGTATGACGACCAAAGCCACCCGGCCGTCGAGCGCCAATTCAACCCGCTCGAACAACTGACCTTTGTAGTAAAAGATATCGACCGGTTTTTTATTGAGCGCCCGCCGGAGTTCGTCTAGTCGGGTTAGATTTGCCCCGAGCTCGACTAATTCAGCCAGATGATAGATGGTTTTAGCGGTGGTCTTAGGCGAAGTCAGTCCCAAAGAATCGGACATAATCGAATTAGCTAACAACCCGGCCGTATCAGCGCTGATGGGCCAGCCAGCCTGTTTGGCCAGTTGATAAATTATTTCACCGGTTGAAACTGCCTCAGACTGAATTAATTGGCTAGCCGCAAATGGCAGGTCGATCCCGCTGCTGTGGTGGTCGATAATTAGCGGCTGGCGTTGTGCCAAAGAGTGGCCGGCCGGGCTTTTGATAGTTCGCGTCAAGAGAGCCTGAGTAGAAGCATCCACGATGATGGCTAAATCGTATTCGGCCGGCAATTTGGCGATAACCCGGTCCCAACCGGCCAAGAACCGCAAATATTTGGGTATGTCCACGGCGCAAACGAGCGTGACAGTCTTTTTCAAATCCGTCAGTATGGCTTCCAGCGCTAAAGCACTGGAAAGACTGTCGCCATCGGGATTCTCACCCTGAATTACGACCAGGCTTTGGGCGGCATTTACAAGCGTTGCAGCCTCGTTCATAAGGTTCGCCGTCCTTCCAGGGCCTTGGTCAGAGTGATATGGTCAGCGTATTCAATATCCACTCCGGCTGGCAAACCGGTGGCCAATCGGGTCACTTTGATCTTTCGGTTAGCTTCTTTGATCCTTTTTTGAACGAACAAGGCTGTTGATTCGCCTTCGACGCTAGGGTTAGTAGCTAAGATCACTTCGTTGACCTTGTCGGTTTTTAGGCGGCTTATTAATTCGGCAATGTGTAGTTGCTCCGGGCCGACGCCATCGATCGGAGAAATCGTCCCGCCCAGAACATGATAGGTGCCGTCAAACGAGCCGGTGCTTTCAATGGCGGCTACATCCAGCGGTTCTTCCACTACCAGCACCTTGGACTTATCGCGCCGGCTGCTGCTATACAGCGGCGAAACTGTTTCCTTGGCGTCAATTAACATAAAAGTCAGCGGGCAGATTTTGACTTGGCCGTGCAAGCTGGTAATTGCCTGTGCCAGCTGTCCGGCGCCGTTGGCTGGCTGTTTAAACAGATAGAATGCGTATCTCTCCGCGGTTCTGGGCCCTACTCCGGGCAAGCGCCCCAGTTCCTCGATCAAGTCGTTAATGGACTTAGGCAAGACCGGCATAGAATTGCCCCTTAAAGCCCAAGTTTGCCTAGGCTGCCCATAAACGGACGCATTTTCTCGGCGGCGACTTGTTGGCTTTTATTAATGGCGTCTTTAACCGCGGCTTCGATCCACTCCTCTAGCTGGGAAATATTATCGAGGTTTACCATTTCCGGGTCGATCTCAATCTTCTTGATTTTCTGCTCGCCGGTAATTTTAACTACTACCGCACCGTCACCGGCCGAGACTTCAATAATTTGTTTGGCCAGCTGTTTTTGGAGCTTCCTGACCTGCATGACCATTTTGGCTTGATCGAACATAATTTCTCCCGGATTAGTTGAGCCTTACTCAGGATTATTGTAACAAGAATCAGCGGATTGAGTAACGCAAGGCGATCGGGCGGACAGCATAAGGCGTATAGATCGGAATAGTTTGGGCTTCAATCCGAGCCCTAAACTTTGGTTCCAATTGCTCGAGCGCCAGTTGGGAGATAACGTAACTGGATTCGGTGTCAATCGCTTGAGCCACTGAAGTAACTAAGATGTCTTGGTAGGCCGCTATCGCACTGGCAATCGGTTTTTCTTCCTCAGTTACGACGACCAAACCTTGGCCGGAGGCTTGACCCATAAAATGATTAAGTTGCTGGCTGAGCGGCGGATAAGCCGCGAAAGTTTCCGCTGATCCGGTCCAAGCCACAAAAAACCGTTGATAGTGATAGTTGATGACACCGATGAATAATATAAAGGTCGGTAGAAAGGCGATCATCCTGGCTACCGGATTTCTGGGAAAAATTTCATACCACTGCGAGAGCAGCATGACAATGCCAGCGGCAATCAGCAAATAAGCAAACGGAATCAGGACCACATTATGGCCGGGGTCAGGTTTGAGA
This portion of the Candidatus Saccharimonadales bacterium genome encodes:
- a CDS encoding PHP domain-containing protein gives rise to the protein MLKIDLHTHSAGSADGSLTAADYAAAISGGLNYVAITDHNDVATAQAIKQQLGKPIIVGEEIMTDSGEIIGLFLSSKIEPFQSLSATVKAIKDQQALVYVPHPFDKLRRAGLSQSSLESIAADIDIIEIKNGRSLLPLHGSLAARLGRRHGWSPAASSDAHGPKGLGRT
- a CDS encoding CDP-alcohol phosphatidyltransferase family protein is translated as MDAIHKARGLIRAWLTHVARFINQFSGGRISAAHITLFSVAAHVLVAWALIESQLWLSAGLLAAFGLLDAVDGALARLQNKASELGIVLDATADRIKETIVYAGIVVYLAGNYDPPVLIWAVLALGLSITLSYIKAKGEAVIASSSPEEIDAQALNRFIGGDSLMQFDIRMAVLVAGFLLDAVLGATIVIGLGSLGSILSRYNELKRLL
- a CDS encoding alpha/beta hydrolase — protein: MSKRRIRPINIAGLNGRVLQLESANSAKQIVLIYGVHSSIERMYSTAEFLSDYGRVTLPDLPGIGGMDSFYKIGRKASLDNYADYLYTFLLSAKLTKSITIMAMSFGFIVVTRMLQRHPDAQVWVKDLISFVGFGRAADFADDYKAKKMLPLCRLLSTRSGGWAVKKIVFNPLSLQLMFRIFGLFNPKYQHAMATRPAESRKMEQDLWSRNDARTRFAIYVIFFTFDLTRFRPPINLTVYDMTTKTDQYFDPARVRLSLSQLYVKSISYEANMALHAPSIIGDKADVSRIFSAEVKSLLAR
- a CDS encoding glycosyltransferase family 4 protein; its protein translation is MKIGIVCPYNLFRHGGVQETVFAHQRVLRARGHQVKIISPRPLSFEGKPPRDVILVGLSTDLNYPFKTKADVSIKIGLAELKTLLDNEHFDILHFHEPWVPLFPRQLLNMSSSINVGTFHAKWPERLIYRTFGKAIRPYARSIANDLDYIVAASVPASYYINELLETSVPVIYNGIDLKLYNPTKVRPLKKYADDRKLILYINRLEKRKGPDLLLKAYRELVRTEPDVRLVIASDGDMRDKLEAYALKYQLPGVEFLGFVSQATKIRLYKSADVYCAPSPYGEGFGIVLLEAMAMQVPYVAGDNVGYRLASGARANNYLVDPTDTKKFARQLKTMLTDQTARASYKKWSRAQAAKHDYESIVSQYEQVYKALVNEHAKKT
- a CDS encoding glycosyltransferase family 4 protein, coding for MSMPKKLKIAIVFDDSLDRPDGVQQQIKLFGTWLASQGHRLNYLVGQTKIKTIAGQPVHSLSRNFRVSANQNTLSLPRRVAAERVTAILEREHFDVMYVMLPFGPLLGLTAVKAAQRAGIPLVGTWHTHPASPWQAAGSSLYGWFIRRWLQHFKATTSVSEPTRRYVRQRFGVDSLVLPNFIDIVKFRAGRPRAELRNSAATIMFFNRLNRRKGPQYLIAAAARLAARTDVKFNLVICGQGPLENQLRSQVATLELADRTRFTGFVPEADKADYLASADVVVQPATGGEAFGLVLLESMAAGAVTLGGNNPGFSSVLGGRPQLLFNPSDDVALADKLEQILINPAEKDAIIRWQTHQLAQYDIEVVGPRLLAILITATNKA
- a CDS encoding AI-2E family transporter; translation: MKIEIETRTILRVMVVAFGFWLGLIAIYKLRSVLALLIISFFLALALNPPVSYLSRRIPGGSRALATGIAYLVVLGLLGIFITSTVPPLVSESRKLIETIPQRVEQLRESSQNGLVADVIIRYDLEDEAQELAGNLTGRLGDAGGPIISGIGRATTSLIAFITVLVLTFFMLVEGPQWLELFWSYHPSRRRAHNQALAMRMYAVVTGYVNGQLLIASIAGLASLVIMVAVGIPNAIALAGVILLTGLIPLIGNTLGALVVITVALFQSLPTALIMLVFFIVYQQIENNIIQPYVQSRTLEISPLLVLVAVIVGITLGGLLGGFLAIPTAACLRILLLDYIDQRQRQKAA
- the cysS gene encoding cysteine--tRNA ligase; the protein is MKLKIYNTLSKSKVEVERPVGRDFKLFVCGPTVYELAHIGHAKTYTQFDVLARTLKHLGYPLSYLQNITDIDDKIIIRAREQGVDWRRLTRQFEQDYHDDMTALNNVTIDTYARATDHIKDIIRQVEALVKKEFAYQIDNDGIYFEISRFAAYGQLSGRTEIKQDDAQSRIDESDKKRGWNDFCLWKFSKPDEPVWDAPFGAGRPGWHIEDTAITEHFFGPQYDMHGGAVDLIFPHHEAEISQMEASSGLKPFVKYWVHTGFLNIDQAKMSKSQNNFLTIKDTLARLDRPMALRLLFLQSHYRSPINYSQALLNAAAARLSRLQSLADLRFQYFDQPSEDEQELLVRGYSDFIKALADDLNTPRALSVIAAIMDAVEPAGLSSGADSSFVKLLTAVDQTLGLRLLDSADISASQKALIKQRETARKDQDFTAADKLRTQLEQAGIAVRDGPNGPLWARN
- a CDS encoding bifunctional oligoribonuclease/PAP phosphatase NrnA, with the translated sequence MNEAATLVNAAQSLVVIQGENPDGDSLSSALALEAILTDLKKTVTLVCAVDIPKYLRFLAGWDRVIAKLPAEYDLAIIVDASTQALLTRTIKSPAGHSLAQRQPLIIDHHSSGIDLPFAASQLIQSEAVSTGEIIYQLAKQAGWPISADTAGLLANSIMSDSLGLTSPKTTAKTIYHLAELVELGANLTRLDELRRALNKKPVDIFYYKGQLFERVELALDGRVALVVIPWEEIEQYSDAYNPSMLIIDEMRLIEGVEVAAAFKTYPDGKITCKLRANPTARFMNEVAEHFGGGGHPFAAGFKVFNTPLDTLKSEFINQLRQRLET
- the recR gene encoding recombination mediator RecR, which codes for MPVLPKSINDLIEELGRLPGVGPRTAERYAFYLFKQPANGAGQLAQAITSLHGQVKICPLTFMLIDAKETVSPLYSSSRRDKSKVLVVEEPLDVAAIESTGSFDGTYHVLGGTISPIDGVGPEQLHIAELISRLKTDKVNEVILATNPSVEGESTALFVQKRIKEANRKIKVTRLATGLPAGVDIEYADHITLTKALEGRRTL
- a CDS encoding YbaB/EbfC family nucleoid-associated protein, coding for MMFDQAKMVMQVRKLQKQLAKQIIEVSAGDGAVVVKITGEQKIKKIEIDPEMVNLDNISQLEEWIEAAVKDAINKSQQVAAEKMRPFMGSLGKLGL